From Pandoraea vervacti, the proteins below share one genomic window:
- a CDS encoding branched-chain amino acid ABC transporter substrate-binding protein, which translates to MQSKLTASAVAVAGLLAFGAANAQQAQEVKLGFAAPLTGAQAHYGKDMQNGIQLAVDEYNATKPTIEGKPVKFVLQAEDDQADPRQGSLVAQKLVDNGIKGMLGHFNSGTTIPASRIYAQAGIPEIAMATAPEYTKQGFKTTFRMMTSDIQQGSVVGTFAVKKLGFKNIAIVDDRTAYGQGLADEFEKAAKAAGGKIVRREFANDKAVDFRAILTNLKRSNPDVVFYGGADAQAGPLAKQMRELGIKATLMAGEMVKSDAFLKIAGDAANGSVVSLAGLPLDKMPGGAAYESRYKAKFGAAPETYSPYAYDGAMAMMSAMKKANSTDPAKYLPVLAKTSMPGVTTRELAYDAAGDLKYGSITLYKVADGKWTVLETVGGK; encoded by the coding sequence CGCACCGCTCACGGGCGCACAGGCCCACTACGGCAAAGACATGCAGAACGGCATTCAACTCGCCGTCGATGAGTACAACGCCACCAAGCCGACCATCGAAGGCAAGCCGGTGAAGTTCGTGTTGCAAGCCGAAGACGATCAGGCCGACCCGCGTCAGGGTTCGCTCGTCGCCCAGAAGCTGGTCGACAACGGCATCAAGGGCATGCTCGGTCACTTCAACTCGGGCACCACGATCCCGGCGTCGCGTATCTATGCACAGGCCGGCATCCCCGAAATCGCCATGGCGACGGCGCCGGAGTACACCAAGCAAGGCTTCAAGACGACCTTCCGCATGATGACGTCGGACATCCAGCAGGGTTCGGTCGTCGGCACGTTCGCCGTGAAGAAGCTGGGCTTCAAGAACATCGCCATCGTCGACGATCGCACCGCTTACGGTCAGGGTCTGGCAGACGAGTTCGAAAAGGCCGCCAAGGCCGCCGGCGGCAAGATCGTGCGTCGTGAGTTCGCCAACGACAAGGCCGTGGACTTCCGCGCCATTCTGACCAACCTCAAGCGCTCCAACCCGGATGTCGTGTTCTACGGCGGTGCCGACGCACAAGCCGGCCCGCTCGCCAAGCAGATGCGCGAACTGGGCATCAAGGCCACGCTGATGGCCGGCGAAATGGTCAAGTCGGACGCCTTCCTGAAGATCGCCGGCGACGCCGCCAACGGTTCGGTCGTCTCGCTGGCCGGTCTGCCGCTCGACAAGATGCCGGGCGGGGCTGCGTACGAGTCGCGCTACAAGGCCAAGTTCGGGGCCGCGCCGGAGACCTACTCGCCCTACGCCTATGACGGCGCCATGGCCATGATGTCGGCCATGAAGAAGGCCAACTCGACCGATCCGGCAAAGTACCTGCCGGTGCTGGCCAAGACGAGCATGCCGGGCGTCACCACGCGTGAGCTCGCCTACGACGCGGCGGGCGACCTGAAGTACGGCTCGATCACGCTGTACAAGGTGGCCGATGGCAAGTGGACCGTGCTGGAGACCGTCGGCGGCAAGTAA
- a CDS encoding alanine/glycine:cation symporter family protein, which produces MESWLKSAVDAIGGVLGGYPLVIALLGAGLYFTLRFGGIQCRAFAHSVALLRTSGAASGISPFQAFATGLASRIGTGNIAGVAMALTIGGPGAIFWMWMTALLGMASAFVESTLAQIFKIAHRDDTFRGGPAYYIQLGLGSRKFGAVFAVALLYTFGFALNSVQSHSIAEALEASFGWDRQWIGIMLVIVTAPIIYGGVRRVARVAQWIVPVMALAYLSLAAFVCIAHMDQIPGMISMIWRHAFGLEPAAGGIAGYAVSQAVLMGVKRGLFSNEAGMGSAPNAAAVATTKHPVQQGLMQMLGVFFDTVVVCSATAFMILLSGQMTPGATPEGAVLTMHFGDWAIVFTGITVFVLAYSSVLGNYAYAEVNMDYMTKRPWLLHIFRALVLLAVMLGAVASLPLVWSLADVGTALMAFINLTAIGLLTKYALVAWRDYQRQRKAGVAEPVFTRDVMPPELRERLPKDVW; this is translated from the coding sequence ATGGAGAGTTGGCTCAAATCGGCGGTCGACGCCATCGGCGGGGTGCTGGGCGGTTATCCCCTCGTGATTGCCCTGCTCGGCGCCGGGTTGTATTTCACACTTCGATTCGGCGGAATTCAGTGTCGTGCATTTGCACATAGCGTTGCGTTGTTGCGCACGTCCGGCGCCGCGTCCGGTATTTCGCCGTTTCAGGCGTTTGCGACAGGGCTGGCGAGCCGCATCGGAACCGGCAACATCGCCGGTGTCGCCATGGCGCTGACCATCGGCGGGCCGGGGGCGATTTTCTGGATGTGGATGACGGCGTTGCTCGGCATGGCGTCTGCGTTCGTCGAATCGACGCTCGCCCAGATCTTCAAGATCGCGCATCGGGACGACACGTTCCGGGGAGGCCCCGCGTACTACATTCAGCTCGGCCTCGGGTCGCGCAAATTCGGTGCAGTGTTCGCCGTCGCGTTGCTGTACACCTTCGGCTTCGCCCTGAACTCGGTGCAGTCGCACTCGATTGCGGAGGCGCTCGAAGCGTCGTTCGGCTGGGATCGTCAGTGGATCGGCATCATGCTGGTGATCGTCACCGCGCCGATCATCTACGGCGGTGTGCGGCGCGTGGCGCGGGTCGCGCAATGGATCGTACCGGTCATGGCGCTGGCTTATCTCAGCCTCGCCGCATTCGTTTGCATCGCTCACATGGACCAGATCCCCGGCATGATCTCGATGATATGGCGTCACGCTTTCGGACTGGAACCGGCGGCAGGCGGGATCGCCGGGTATGCCGTGAGTCAGGCGGTGCTCATGGGCGTGAAGCGCGGCCTGTTCTCGAACGAAGCGGGCATGGGCAGTGCGCCGAATGCGGCCGCGGTAGCGACGACGAAGCATCCGGTCCAGCAAGGGCTGATGCAGATGCTGGGGGTGTTTTTCGACACGGTCGTCGTTTGTTCGGCCACCGCGTTCATGATTCTGCTCTCGGGACAGATGACCCCCGGCGCGACGCCCGAGGGCGCGGTGCTCACCATGCATTTCGGCGACTGGGCCATCGTTTTCACCGGCATTACCGTGTTCGTTCTCGCGTATTCCAGTGTGCTTGGCAACTACGCTTACGCCGAAGTGAACATGGACTACATGACAAAGCGCCCGTGGTTGCTTCACATCTTTCGTGCGCTGGTATTGCTGGCGGTCATGCTCGGCGCGGTGGCGAGCTTGCCGCTGGTGTGGAGTCTGGCGGATGTCGGCACGGCATTGATGGCGTTCATCAACCTGACCGCCATTGGCCTGCTGACGAAATATGCGCTGGTCGCGTGGCGTGACTACCAACGTCAGCGCAAAGCGGGGGTGGCAGAACCTGTCTTCACGCGGGACGTGATGCCGCCCGAACTGCGCGAGCGGCTGCCCAAGGACGTATGGTGA
- a CDS encoding L-serine ammonia-lyase, translating into MAVSVFDLFKIGIGPSSSHTVGPMRAALMFVQGLDRDGLLPQVATLRAELYGSLGATGKGHGTDKGVLLGFMGEAPDTVDPSTIGARLATMRKDKVLSVLGKHEVPFIEKEHMVFYRREAMAEHPNGMKFHAFDATGNKLREGRYLSVGGGFVVTAGASNAQVLSAHDQLPYPFRTGKELLEMCRASGKTIAQLMWENERVWHHGEHAEEDIRRGLLNIWSVMQSCVTRGCGIGNDEADGELPGPLHVRRRAPELYRQLTQRAERTLSDPLSVMDWVNLYAIAVNEENAAGGRVVTAPTNGAAGIIPSVLHYYDRFVHGANEQGVIDFLLTAGAIGILYKLNASISGAEVGCQGEVGVACSMAAGALAAVLGGTVEQVENAAEIGMEHNLGLTCDPVGGLVQIPCIERNAMASVKAVNAARMALRGDGAHYVSLDSVIKTMRETGADMKTKYKETARGGLAVNIVEC; encoded by the coding sequence ATGGCCGTTTCAGTTTTCGATTTGTTCAAGATCGGTATCGGACCGTCGAGTTCGCATACCGTGGGGCCAATGCGTGCAGCGCTGATGTTCGTGCAGGGATTGGATCGCGACGGGCTGCTGCCGCAGGTGGCGACGCTGCGCGCCGAGTTGTACGGCTCGCTGGGCGCCACGGGCAAGGGACACGGCACCGACAAGGGCGTGCTGCTCGGTTTCATGGGCGAGGCGCCGGATACGGTCGATCCGTCGACGATCGGCGCACGTCTCGCGACGATGCGCAAGGACAAGGTGCTGTCGGTGCTCGGCAAGCACGAAGTGCCCTTCATCGAGAAGGAGCACATGGTGTTCTACCGTCGCGAGGCGATGGCCGAGCATCCGAACGGCATGAAATTCCACGCCTTCGATGCGACGGGCAACAAGCTTCGCGAAGGGCGTTACCTGTCCGTCGGTGGCGGCTTCGTGGTGACGGCCGGGGCGTCGAACGCCCAGGTGCTCTCGGCGCACGACCAATTGCCGTATCCGTTCCGCACCGGAAAGGAACTGCTGGAGATGTGCCGTGCGAGCGGCAAGACGATTGCGCAGTTGATGTGGGAGAACGAGCGCGTGTGGCATCACGGCGAGCATGCGGAAGAAGACATTCGCCGCGGCCTGCTCAATATCTGGAGCGTGATGCAGTCGTGCGTGACACGCGGTTGCGGCATCGGCAACGACGAAGCCGACGGCGAACTGCCCGGCCCCCTGCACGTGCGCCGCCGTGCGCCGGAACTGTATCGTCAGCTGACGCAACGTGCGGAGCGCACGCTGTCCGATCCGCTGTCGGTAATGGACTGGGTGAACCTCTACGCGATTGCCGTCAACGAAGAGAACGCTGCGGGCGGACGCGTCGTAACCGCGCCGACGAACGGTGCGGCGGGCATCATCCCCTCCGTACTGCATTATTACGACCGCTTCGTGCATGGCGCGAACGAGCAGGGCGTGATCGACTTCCTGCTCACCGCAGGCGCCATCGGTATTCTGTACAAGCTCAACGCGTCGATCTCCGGGGCGGAGGTGGGTTGTCAAGGCGAAGTGGGCGTGGCGTGTTCGATGGCGGCAGGTGCGCTCGCGGCGGTGCTGGGCGGCACGGTCGAGCAGGTGGAAAACGCTGCCGAGATCGGCATGGAACACAACCTCGGTCTGACATGCGATCCGGTCGGCGGCCTCGTGCAGATTCCGTGCATCGAGCGCAACGCCATGGCGTCGGTCAAGGCGGTGAATGCCGCACGCATGGCGCTGCGCGGCGACGGCGCGCACTATGTGTCGCTCGACTCCGTCATCAAGACGATGCGCGAGACCGGCGCCGACATGAAGACGAAGTACAAGGAAACGGCACGCGGCGGATTGGCGGTGAATATCGTCGAGTGCTGA
- the gcvP gene encoding aminomethyl-transferring glycine dehydrogenase → MNALTDLQAPRRSLAELEQRENFSARHIGPDTPEQQAMLSELGYASRAALIDAVVPASIRRNGEQFAASLGQFAAAKTESQALAQLRALADQNQVFKSFIGQGYFNTFTPGVILRNVLENPAWYTAYTPYQPEISQGRLEALLNYQQMIIDMTGLAIANASMLDEATAAAEAMTLVKRTGKSKSNTFFVADDVLPQTIEVVQTRAKPLGIEVQVGPVAAAAEVDAFGVLVQYPGVGGDVRDYRALADAIHAKGGMLIAAADLLSLTLLTPPGEWGADVAVGNSQRFGVPMGFGGPHAAYLATRDELKRSMPGRLVGVSVDSQGKPALRLALQTREQHIRREKATSNICTAQALLAIMASMYAAYHGPQGLRVIAERVHRLTAVLAAGLAALGAAPRNATFFDTLTVPVAGRADAVHTVAAARRFNLRREDADTVGMSLDETSTRDDVIALWEVVAEGLGKSAVSLDFDAIEATVSNGFPAALARQSAYLTHPVFNRYHSEHEMLRYLRSLSDKDLALDRTMIPLGSCTMKLNATSEMLPVTWPEFGQIHPFAPTEQTVGYRTMIDQLEQMLVAATGYAAVSLQPNAGSQGEYAGLLIIQAYHASRGEAHRDICLIPASAHGTNPASAQMAGMQVVVVACDANGNVDLADLQAKAEQHRDRLAAIMMTYPSTHGVFEAGARQICEIVHANGGQVYVDGANMNAMVGLCAPGEFGGDVSHLNLHKTFCIPHGGGGPGVGPVAVGAHLAQFLPNQRSTGYSRTGNEGDGIGAVSAAPYGSASILPISWMYVAMMGAQGLTAATETAILNANYLAKKLAPHYPVLYTGPGGLVAHECILDLRPLKDTSGITVDDVAKRLMDFGFHAPTMSFPVPGTLMVEPTESESKHELDRFIEAMVTIREEIRAVEEGRADREDNPLKHAPHTADVVTADEWTHAYARSQAAYPVKALRERKYWPPVGRADNVYGDRNLFCACVPMSDYE, encoded by the coding sequence ATGAATGCCTTGACTGACCTGCAAGCCCCGCGCCGCTCGCTCGCCGAGCTGGAGCAGCGCGAGAACTTCTCCGCGCGCCACATCGGCCCGGACACCCCCGAACAACAGGCCATGCTCTCCGAGCTTGGCTACGCCTCGCGCGCCGCGCTGATCGACGCCGTCGTGCCCGCCTCGATCCGCCGTAACGGCGAGCAGTTTGCCGCGTCGCTCGGCCAGTTCGCCGCGGCCAAGACCGAATCGCAGGCGCTGGCCCAACTGCGCGCGCTCGCCGACCAGAATCAGGTATTCAAGTCGTTCATCGGTCAGGGCTACTTCAATACGTTCACGCCCGGCGTAATTCTGCGCAACGTGCTCGAGAACCCCGCCTGGTACACGGCCTACACGCCGTACCAGCCGGAAATTTCGCAGGGCCGACTCGAAGCGCTGCTCAACTACCAGCAGATGATCATCGACATGACGGGGCTGGCGATCGCCAACGCGTCGATGCTCGACGAGGCGACCGCCGCTGCCGAAGCGATGACGCTGGTCAAGCGCACCGGCAAGTCGAAGTCGAACACGTTCTTCGTGGCTGACGACGTGCTGCCGCAGACCATCGAGGTGGTGCAAACGCGTGCCAAACCGCTGGGCATCGAAGTGCAGGTCGGCCCTGTGGCCGCTGCCGCCGAAGTCGATGCGTTTGGCGTGCTGGTGCAATACCCGGGCGTGGGCGGCGATGTGCGCGACTACCGTGCACTGGCGGACGCGATCCACGCCAAGGGCGGCATGCTGATTGCCGCCGCCGATCTGCTCTCGCTCACGCTGCTCACGCCGCCGGGCGAGTGGGGCGCGGACGTGGCCGTCGGCAACAGCCAGCGCTTCGGCGTGCCGATGGGCTTCGGCGGTCCGCACGCGGCTTATCTGGCCACGCGCGACGAACTCAAGCGTTCGATGCCGGGCCGCCTGGTCGGCGTGTCGGTCGACTCGCAGGGCAAGCCGGCGCTGCGTCTGGCGCTGCAAACGCGCGAACAGCACATCCGTCGCGAGAAGGCGACCTCGAACATCTGCACCGCGCAGGCGCTGCTCGCCATTATGGCCAGCATGTACGCCGCGTATCACGGCCCGCAGGGGCTGCGCGTCATCGCCGAGCGAGTGCACCGTCTCACGGCCGTGCTGGCCGCCGGTCTTGCCGCCCTGGGCGCCGCACCGCGCAACGCCACCTTCTTCGATACGCTGACGGTGCCCGTCGCCGGCCGTGCCGACGCCGTGCACACCGTGGCTGCCGCGCGCCGCTTCAACCTGCGTCGTGAAGACGCCGACACCGTGGGCATGTCGCTCGACGAGACCAGCACGCGCGACGATGTGATCGCGCTTTGGGAAGTCGTCGCCGAGGGCCTGGGCAAGAGCGCCGTATCGCTCGACTTCGACGCGATCGAGGCCACCGTCTCGAACGGTTTCCCGGCGGCGCTCGCGCGCCAGAGCGCGTACCTCACGCACCCGGTGTTCAACCGCTACCACTCCGAGCACGAAATGCTGCGCTATCTGCGCAGTCTGTCCGACAAGGATCTGGCGCTCGATCGCACGATGATCCCGCTGGGCTCGTGCACGATGAAGCTCAATGCCACGTCGGAAATGCTGCCGGTCACGTGGCCGGAATTCGGTCAGATCCACCCGTTCGCGCCAACGGAGCAGACCGTGGGTTATCGCACGATGATCGACCAGCTGGAACAGATGCTTGTGGCGGCCACCGGCTACGCCGCCGTGTCGTTGCAACCGAACGCCGGTTCGCAGGGCGAGTACGCCGGTCTGCTGATCATTCAGGCGTATCACGCCTCGCGCGGCGAAGCGCACCGTGACATCTGCCTGATTCCGGCCTCGGCGCACGGCACGAACCCCGCATCGGCGCAGATGGCCGGCATGCAGGTCGTCGTCGTCGCCTGCGACGCCAACGGCAACGTCGATCTGGCCGACCTGCAAGCGAAGGCCGAGCAGCATCGCGACCGTCTGGCTGCGATCATGATGACCTACCCGTCCACGCACGGCGTGTTCGAAGCGGGGGCGCGTCAAATCTGCGAGATCGTGCATGCGAACGGCGGTCAGGTGTATGTCGATGGCGCGAACATGAATGCCATGGTCGGCCTGTGCGCACCGGGCGAGTTCGGCGGCGACGTCTCGCACCTGAACTTGCACAAGACGTTCTGCATTCCGCACGGCGGTGGCGGCCCGGGCGTCGGTCCGGTGGCGGTGGGCGCGCACCTCGCGCAATTCCTGCCGAACCAGCGCTCGACCGGTTATTCGCGCACGGGTAACGAAGGCGACGGCATCGGCGCCGTCTCGGCCGCGCCGTACGGTTCGGCGTCGATTCTGCCGATCTCGTGGATGTACGTCGCCATGATGGGCGCGCAGGGCCTGACGGCGGCGACCGAGACCGCGATCCTGAATGCCAACTACCTCGCCAAGAAGCTCGCGCCGCATTATCCGGTGCTCTACACGGGCCCGGGCGGGCTGGTCGCGCACGAGTGCATTCTGGACCTGCGTCCGCTCAAGGACACCAGTGGCATTACGGTCGACGACGTCGCCAAGCGCCTGATGGATTTCGGCTTCCACGCGCCGACGATGAGCTTCCCGGTGCCGGGCACGCTGATGGTCGAGCCGACCGAGTCGGAGTCGAAGCACGAACTGGACCGCTTCATTGAAGCGATGGTCACGATCCGCGAAGAAATCCGTGCGGTCGAAGAGGGCCGTGCCGATCGTGAAGACAACCCGCTCAAGCACGCGCCGCACACGGCCGACGTCGTGACGGCCGACGAATGGACGCACGCTTACGCACGCAGCCAGGCGGCCTATCCCGTCAAGGCCCTGCGCGAGCGCAAGTACTGGCCGCCGGTCGGACGTGCCGATAACGTCTACGGCGACCGGAACCTGTTCTGCGCCTGTGTGCCGATGAGCGACTACGAGTAA
- the gcvH gene encoding glycine cleavage system protein GcvH, translated as MANIPDNLKYTQSDEWARLEADGTVTVGITDFAQESLGDIVFVELPDVGRTVAADEASTVIESVKAAADVHSPVSGEIIEVNEEVPGSPDLINGDAYGNWLFRVKPSNTAELDKLLDAAGYATKIGA; from the coding sequence ATGGCGAACATCCCCGATAACCTGAAGTACACCCAGTCCGACGAATGGGCCCGCCTCGAAGCCGATGGCACCGTGACGGTCGGCATTACCGACTTCGCACAGGAATCCCTGGGCGACATCGTGTTCGTGGAGCTGCCGGACGTCGGCCGCACGGTGGCGGCCGACGAAGCGTCGACCGTGATCGAGTCGGTCAAGGCGGCGGCTGACGTGCACTCGCCGGTCAGCGGCGAAATCATCGAGGTCAACGAAGAAGTGCCGGGCTCGCCGGACCTGATCAACGGCGATGCGTACGGCAACTGGTTGTTCCGCGTGAAGCCGTCGAACACGGCTGAGCTGGACAAGCTGCTCGACGCCGCGGGATACGCGACGAAGATCGGCGCCTGA
- the gcvT gene encoding glycine cleavage system aminomethyltransferase GcvT, with product MTELKRTPLNDTHRAAGARMVDFGGWDMPVNYGSQIEEHNAVRTDAGMFDVSHMCVVDLHGPSCREFLRFAVANNVDKLQTPGKALYTCMLNPGGGVIDDLIIYFIAEDWFRIVVNAGTADKDLAWIGQLNAHGDYSLTITPRRDLSIVAVQGPNARTKVWQAVPGAQAASVALKPFNAAFAKDTPFGELMIARTGYTGEDGFEVIVNADHVVALWSALAAVGVRPAGLGARDTLRLEAGMNLYGQDMDDDVSPLDAGLGWTVEKDSDRTFVGKDSLLSRGQTWRFAGLVLDGKGGVLRAHQVVVTDAGDGEITSGTFSPSLQQSIAFARLPKGVPDGAIVHVQIRDKQLPARVVKLPFVRHGKAVVA from the coding sequence ATGACCGAACTCAAACGCACTCCGCTCAACGATACGCACCGCGCCGCCGGCGCTCGCATGGTCGATTTCGGCGGCTGGGACATGCCCGTGAACTACGGCTCCCAGATCGAAGAGCACAACGCCGTTCGCACCGACGCCGGCATGTTCGACGTCTCGCACATGTGTGTGGTCGACCTGCACGGTCCGAGCTGCCGCGAATTCCTGCGCTTCGCCGTCGCGAACAACGTCGACAAGCTCCAAACCCCGGGCAAGGCGCTCTACACCTGCATGCTCAACCCGGGCGGCGGTGTGATCGACGACCTCATCATCTACTTCATCGCCGAAGACTGGTTCCGCATCGTCGTGAACGCCGGTACCGCCGACAAGGATCTGGCGTGGATCGGTCAGCTCAACGCGCACGGCGACTACAGCCTGACGATCACGCCGCGTCGCGATCTGTCGATCGTCGCCGTGCAGGGCCCGAACGCACGCACCAAGGTGTGGCAGGCGGTGCCGGGTGCGCAGGCGGCGAGCGTTGCGCTCAAGCCGTTCAATGCTGCGTTCGCCAAGGACACCCCCTTCGGCGAGCTGATGATTGCGCGCACCGGTTACACGGGCGAAGACGGCTTCGAAGTTATCGTGAACGCCGACCACGTGGTGGCGCTCTGGAGCGCACTGGCCGCGGTCGGCGTGCGTCCGGCCGGTCTGGGCGCGCGTGACACGCTGCGCCTGGAAGCGGGCATGAATCTCTACGGGCAGGACATGGACGACGACGTATCGCCGCTCGACGCCGGCCTGGGCTGGACTGTCGAGAAGGACAGCGATCGCACGTTCGTCGGCAAGGATTCGCTGCTCTCGCGCGGCCAGACGTGGCGCTTCGCCGGTCTCGTGCTCGACGGCAAGGGCGGCGTGCTGCGCGCGCATCAGGTCGTGGTGACGGACGCGGGCGACGGCGAAATCACCAGCGGAACGTTCAGCCCGAGCCTCCAGCAATCCATCGCTTTCGCCCGTTTGCCCAAGGGCGTGCCGGACGGCGCCATCGTCCATGTGCAAATTCGCGACAAGCAATTGCCCGCACGTGTGGTCAAATTACCGTTCGTGCGTCACGGCAAGGCCGTGGTGGCCTGA